The Neurospora crassa OR74A linkage group IV, whole genome shotgun sequence genome has a segment encoding these proteins:
- a CDS encoding DNA replication licensing factor mcm3 — MDYNALRDEAVRDRVRQAQEFLDPHDQHQRSYRPDIVLMLQKNQRRLVVNIDHVRDHSSEVAEGLLTDPFNWTLAFNHALKTIVSTVPQARPDQIDPDVLYYCAWAGSFGLHTCNPRTLSSQHLNNMVSIEGIVTRTSLIRPKVVKSVHYSEAKKTFHYREYRDQTMTNGIVTNSVYPREDEEGNPLETEYGFSTYRDHQTISIQEMPERAPAGQLPRGVDVILDDDLVDRVKPGDRIQLVGIFRTLGNRNTNHNSALFKTVILANNIVLLSSKSGGGVATATITDTDIRNINKISKKPKVFELLSQSLAPSIYGHDYIKKAILLMLLGGMEKNLENGTHLRGDINILMVGDPSTAKSQLLRFVLNTAPLAIATTGRGSSGVGLTAAVTSDKETGERRLEAGAMVMADRGVVCIDEFDKMSDIDRVAIHEVMEQQTVTIAKAGIHTSLNARCSVIAAANPIFGQYDTHKDPHKNIALPDSLLSRFDLLFVVTDDIEDTRDRQVSEHVLRMHRYRQPGTEEGAPVRENAGQALNVALNGQSESQKPTEMWEKYDAMLHAGIKVPSGRGSANKKPEILSIPFMKKYIQYAKTRIKPVLTQEASDRIADIYVGLRNDDMEGNQRKTSPMTVRTLETLIRLATAHAKARLSNRVEERDAAAAESILRFALFKEVVQDESRKKRRKTRPAEGEDGMSSDSDDSDDDDDDVATQTTTARSSAARASRASRASQRASRRTPANGASSSSAANANGTPREEEETQGAEEEEEDIYDATPRRSTRSARTTGDSQPSFASSLPASQLRSTRSQRSSRRTAQNQDDEEELASGAANLNVDEDEDEEMDVDGEAAPENQEEEEEEEEEEEDEEPAPISEHRLDVFRRALGPLLNSGLFEDDAADVDELIKAVNEKIPGGRRGGEQKFEKEEALQALREMTERNQLMYTDGQLVYKI, encoded by the exons ATGGATTACAACGCCCTCCGCGACGAGGCCGTACGCGACCGTGTGCGCCAGGCCCAGGAGTTCCTCGATCCTC ATGACCAGCACCAGCGAAGCTACAGACCAGACATTGTGTTGATGCTCCAGAAGAACCAGAGGAGACTCGTCGTCAATATCGATCATGTCCGCGATCACAGCTCTGAGGTAGCCGAGGGTCTACTTACCGATCCCTTCAACTGGACCCTCGCCTTCAACCATGCGCTCAAGACTATCGTCAGCACCGTCCCCCAGGCCCGCCCCGATCAAATAGACCCCGACGTCTTATACTATTGTGCCTGGGCTGGCAGCTTTGGTCTACACACCTGCAACCCCAGGACACTGTCCTCCCAACACCTCAACAATATGGTCTCGATCGAGGGCATCGTAACAAGGACGTCCCTGATCCGCCCCAAGGTTGTCAagagtgtacactacagcgAAGCCAAGAAGACATTCCACTACCGCGAGTACCGCGACCAGACCATGACGAACGGCATTGTCACCAACAGCGTCTACCCGcgcgaagacgaggagggcaACCCGCTCGAGACCGAATACGGCTTTTCGACCTACCGCGATCACCAGACCATTTCCATCCAGGAAATGCCGGAGAGGGCACCTGCTGGTCAGCTGCCCCGAGGCGTCGATGTGATTCTCGACGATGACCTGGTAGACCGCGTCAAGCCTGGCGACCGTATCCAGCTCGTCGGTATTTTCCGGACGTTGGGTAACAGAAACACAAACCACAATAGCGCCCTGTTCAAGACGGTCATTCTGGCCAACAACATCGTCCTGCTGTCCTCCAAgtcgggtggtggtgtggctACAGCTACCATTACCGACACCGATATTCGCAATATCAACAAGATTTCCAAGAAGCCAAAAGTTTTCGAGTTGCTTTCACAGTCACTGGCTCCCAGTATCTACGGACATGACTACATCAAGAAGGCTATCCTGCTTATGCTGCTGGGCGGCATGGAGAAGAACCTGGAGAACGGTACACATTTGAGAGGTGACATCAACATCCTGATGGTCGGTGATCCTTCCACCGCCAAGTCGCAGCTCCTTCGTTTCGTCCTCAACACTGCTCCATTGGCTATTGCCACGACTGGTCGTGGTTCTTCCGGTGTTGGTTTGACTGCTGCTGTCACATCCGATAAGGAGACTGGCGAGCGTCGTCTGGAGGCTGGTGCCATGGTTATGGCTGACCGTGGCGTCGTCTGTATTGATGAGTTCGACAAGATGTCAGACATCGATCGTGTTGCCATCCACGAAGTCATGGAACAGCAAACTGTTACCATTGCCAAGGCCGGTATTCACACCTCCCTTAACGCCCGTTGCAGTGTTATCGCCGCGGCCAACCCTATCTTTGGACAGTACGACACCCACAAGGATCCTCACAAGAACATCGCCTTGCCCGACTCCCTCCTGTCGCGTTTCGATCTTCTCTTCGTAGTCACCGACGACATCGAGGACACCCGTGACCGACAGGTATCCGAGCACGTCCTTCGCATGCACCGCTACCGCCAACCCGGCACCGAGGAGGGTGCTCCTGTGCGCGAGAACGCCGGTCAGGCCCTCAACGTCGCCCTCAACGGGCAATCCGAGTCCCAAAAGCCCACCGAGATGTGGGAGAAGTACGACGCCATGCTGCATGCCGGAATCAAGGTGCCCAGCGGCCGCGGGTCTGCCAACAAGAAGCCCGAGATCCTCAGTATCCCCTTCATGAAGAAGTATATTCAATACGCCAAAACGCGCATCAAGCCGGTACTGACGCAGGAGGCTTCCGACCGCATTGCTGACATCTACGTGGGCCTGCGCAACGACGACATGGAGGGCAACCAGCGCAAGACGTCGCCCATGACGGTCCGTACGCTCGAGACGCTCATCCGTCTGGCCACCGCCCACGCCAAGGCACGCCTGTCCAACCGCGTCGAGGAGCGTgacgccgccgctgccgagtCCATCCTCCGCTTTGCCCTTTTCAAGGAGGTGGTCCAGGACGAGTCGCGCAAGAAGCGCAGAAAGACCCGACCCgccgagggcgaggatggcATGTCCTCCGACTCTGACGACtctgatgacgatgacgacgacgtggCAACTCAAACCACCACAGCCCGCTCCAGCGCTGCCAGAGCTTCTCGCGCTTCCCGCGCTTCCCAACGCGCCAGCCGACGCACTCCCGCCAATGgcgcttcctcctcctccgcagcAAACGCCAACGGCACTCccagagaggaagaagaaacccaaggagcagaagaagaggaagaagacatcTACGACGCCACCCCGCGCCGCTCAACAAGATCTGCTCGCACAACCGGCGACTCACAACCATCCTTCGCCTCTTCCCTTCCCGCCTCGCAACTTCGCTCCACTCGCTCCCAACGATCATCTCGTCGCACCGCTCAGAACcaagacgacgaagaagaactcGCCTCCGGAGCCGCCAACCTCAACgtcgacgaagacgaagacgaagaaatgGACGTTGACGGCGAAGCCGCCCCAGAAaaccaagaagaggaagaggaggaagaagaggaagaagaagatgaggagcCAGCACCAATAAGCGAGCACCGTCTTGACGTTTTCCGTCGGGCGCTCGGTCCGTTGTTGAACTCGGGACTTTTCGAGGACGACGCTGCGGATGTGGATGAGCTGATCAAGGCTGTTAATGAGAAGATTCCCGGAGGCAGGAGAGGCGGTGAACAAAAgtttgagaaggaggaggcgctGCAGGCGTTGAGGGAGATGACGGAACGGAATCAGTTGAT GTATACCGATGGTCAGCTAGTGTACAAAATCTAG